AAACATTGCAGTCTTTTGCCAAACGTGATTCTATAAAAGTGACTTTTACGAACTTGGATGGGAGTGAAGTCTCTTTGTGGACCAGTAATCAGGATGGAAAGAACAATTTTATTCGTTTCTATCTTAAAAATATGCAGAATGATTCTTTAGGAGTTTTAGTATTTAATCAAGGAAAGGGGAATGCCAATATATTTATTGATGACCCATCTGTAGAGTTAACTAGGATTGAGCAAACAGACTATAAGCAAGCACCTAAACTACAAGAGAAGAAAATTAATATAAGGGATGAATTTGTCGTTCCTATTGTGAAGAAAGTTATTCTTAGTCCTTGGGATCTCGGTGGGAAAGTGAGCATCGGATTCACACAAACCTCTTTGTCTAACTGGTCTGCAGGAGGAGAATCGTCTCTATCAGGTTTATTTATGGGAAACTATCACTTTAACTATAAAAAGCCTACTGAAACATGGGAGAACACTATTGATATAAAATATGGTATCAATAAGAACAAAGATACTGGCATTCGTAAAAACACTGATAACCTTGAAATAAACTCTAAATATGGTTTCTCTGCTTTCAAGAAATGGTACTATTCAGGGGAATTGAGTTTTCAAACCCAGATGGCACCGGGTTATAATTATGGGTTAAGCGATACTGACCCAACCAGTAAGTTTATGGCTCCAGGTCGTTTGAGATTCTCTCTCGGTATGGATTATAAGCCGGATGGTAATTTATCTGTGATGTTCTCTCCATTGGCAGTTCAAGCAACCTTTGTGTTGTCTGAAGAGGTGAATCCCACAGACTATGGTTTAGTGGCTGGAACGAACCAAAAGTGGGACCCTGGTTTCTCTGCTAAAGTGAATTACAAGCATATTTTTAGTGAAGATATGTCTTTTGAGACTAAAGGTTCTATCTTCTCGAAATATAATGGGGTATTTAAGTCAATCAACTTTAATTGGGAGGGTAAGTTAAACCTCCAGTTAAATCAATATATACAAGCAACTATCTTGTTTAATGCTCGATATAATAGTGATACTAAATTTGCTATTTATTCGGAAGACGAAAGTGGTAATAATGTAAAAATTGGTGAAGAGAATCGATTTGAGTTTAAAGAGATGCTTACGCTAGGCTTTAGCTACACATTCTATTAAACGAAAAGTACCTATAATACCTTAAAAAAAAGAGTCAATCAGTAGAATGATTGACTCTTTTTTTTCTCTATTTTTCTATGACATTTTGTGGATGCTATAACTCGCACAGAGGCGATGTCAATCCATTGAAAATTTGCTTTGTAAATATTTTGTGATTCTGATATAATACTTGGTAATCAAAAGAAAATATGTATTCTGAAAATCGACAAGATTGTTTGGACTATCTCTTTCGATTAAATTAGAATCTAAAGAAAACGTTTACCATATAACTTCGAGGTCGTAGCTTATAGCTTTTATATATGTTGGTATAGCCATTCTGAAGGGAATATGTGTATGTTTCTTGATTGAATAGATTATTGGCTTCAAGCGTGATTTCACATCTCTTAGATATAAAATATGTCATCTCTGCACTGGCCATCGCCAAGTCATTATGAAGATCCTCTTGTTGGTTGTCGATATAAGTGCCTTTGAGTTTCATTACAAATTTGTCATTGGGAATAAATCCTAAAGTCATGATTTGTTTCCAGTCTTGTATGGTGATCCCTTTG
The Prolixibacteraceae bacterium DNA segment above includes these coding regions:
- a CDS encoding DUF3078 domain-containing protein, with translation MSYLKNYLYILTLLLAFSSNNLFGQVESSSPIQKRDSVQQSIQLLQRLLYSPKEWKITDQEYRQGIKGLLHHATDLPLDTTVLKMEYYLNSPGYQSVFHRDVEDVKYRDNIYGYINDSIRLALLDTLRSNTIDSLFNEGIEIPDSLLLIVADSAKMIPSMSASELFNTNSAIVPKDFTDSLRIKFDSLNLRPELSVEQYDSIRTEFSDSLRIEYNKVQRNEYRDSLFTDYRQNYASKIADSVVEDRDFEILQRNKDLLYFYNDSVVNDTNRKAFSAIQTLQSFAKRDSIKVTFTNLDGSEVSLWTSNQDGKNNFIRFYLKNMQNDSLGVLVFNQGKGNANIFIDDPSVELTRIEQTDYKQAPKLQEKKINIRDEFVVPIVKKVILSPWDLGGKVSIGFTQTSLSNWSAGGESSLSGLFMGNYHFNYKKPTETWENTIDIKYGINKNKDTGIRKNTDNLEINSKYGFSAFKKWYYSGELSFQTQMAPGYNYGLSDTDPTSKFMAPGRLRFSLGMDYKPDGNLSVMFSPLAVQATFVLSEEVNPTDYGLVAGTNQKWDPGFSAKVNYKHIFSEDMSFETKGSIFSKYNGVFKSINFNWEGKLNLQLNQYIQATILFNARYNSDTKFAIYSEDESGNNVKIGEENRFEFKEMLTLGFSYTFY